The Rhinolophus ferrumequinum isolate MPI-CBG mRhiFer1 chromosome 28, mRhiFer1_v1.p, whole genome shotgun sequence genome has a window encoding:
- the LOC117018977 gene encoding translation initiation factor IF-2-like, with protein MACTKSEPSPAVKLPATALTAAARTLPPPTTTPMLQRNLVTAETPSSVFSKPNLLPPRRVPEHNHHTVVPCGLPGWDEHRHREATQMPPQALASWTAEPLISPPGLAKPSTPHPFPPPPGAQQRGPGGPQCSEAERTSVNSDPAAGTSAHTAHWHTRTRALPPLTQPGFRSYLRDSPGAGSVPPRVSRRSPAVVRTASAAAPREAFGAHRSPPPGQPVRCRAAHRGWGGAALPPLGVCPHLRDAAGARRPGRARRHLRGIGQPAQALMAPVLAATPGCGLSPRAAPALGFVSRPPPPRHGLGGSEQGGPRSRRRRAELGLPMVACPGAQAGGRAGRTGSDCVRPGDGGAGPGRGAAGAPRGCLAGE; from the exons ATGGCATGCACAAAAtcagagcccagcccagcagTAAAGCTCCCAGCCACAGCCCTGACGGCGGCAGCACGGACTCTACCACCCCCCACGACGACGCCCATGCTCCAGAGAAACCTAGTTACAGCAGAGACCCCATCGTCAGTCTTCAGCAAACCGAACTTGCTCCCCCCAAGAAGAGTGCCTGAGCATAACCATCACACCGTCGTCCCGTGTGGACTGCCAGGCTGGGATGAGCACAGGCACAGGGAAGCTACTCAGATGCCACCGCAAGCCCTGGCCTCCTGGACGGCAG aACCCCTGATCTCTCCACCTGGTTTGGCCAAGCCCAGCACCCCACACCCTTTCCCACCACCGCCCGGAGCGCAGCAGAGAGGGCCCGGTGGCCCGCAGTGCTCCGAAGCCGAGAGGACTTCGGTGAATTCCGACCCGGCCGCGGGCACCAGCGCCCACACCGCGCACTGGCACACACGCACGCGTGCGCTCCCGCCCCTCACCCAGCCCGGCTTCCGAAGTTACCTCCGAGACTCCCCCGGCGCAGGGTCAGTGCCTCCCCGGGTCTCCCGCCGCTCTCCAGCCGTGGTCCGCACGGCCTCGGCTGCCGCGCCTCGGGAAGCCTTCGGAGCCCACCGGTCCCCGCCTCCCGGGCAGCCGGTTCGGTGCCGAGCTGCTCACCGGGGCTGGGGCGGCGCGGCTCTGCCCCCGCTCGGGGTCTGCCCTCACCTGCGCGACGCCGCGGGCGCAAGGCGGCCCGGGCGGGCGCGCAGGCACCTCCGGGGCATCGGGCAGCCGGCACAGGCTCTCATGGCGCCGGTGCTTGCGGCGACCCCGGGATGTGGCCTCAGCCCCCGGGCGGCCCCAGCCTTGGGCTTTGTGtctcggccgccgccgccgcgtcACGGGCTTGGGGGCAGTGAGCAGGGCGGGCCGAGGAGCCGGCGGCGCAGAGCCGAGCTCGGCCTCCCCATGGTCGCCTGCCCGGGCGCGCAGGCAGGCGGGCGGGCAGGGCGCACCGGCAGTGACTGCGTGCGCCCTGGGGACGGAGGGGCGGGCCCGGGGAGGGGCGCGGCGGGCGCGCCAAGGGGGTGCCTCGCTGGAGAGTGA